In the genome of Massilia sp. W12, the window CTCAGGCTGCTGCTCGCACAGCAAGAGGCTGGCGTGCTGCGCACGCACAAAGCCCTGCTCTTGCTGCCGGGCGATAAAGGCCAGCAAACCATCGTAAAAGCCGGCCACATTCAGCAGGCCGATGCGTTTGCCATGCAAACCAAGCTGCAGCCAGGTCAGCATTTCAAATAATTCCTCCAGCGTGCCCAGGCCGCCCGGCAGAGTGATGAAGGCATCCGCCAGATCCGCCATCATGGCTTTGCGCTGGTGCATATTGTCAACCAGGTGCAATTCAGAAAGCTGGGTATGCGCCACTTCACGTTCTTGCAATGCGCGCGGAATCACGCCCAGCACGCGGCCGCCAGCCGCCAGGGCGGCATCGGCCACCGCCCCCATCAAACCTAAGCGCCCGCCGCCATACACCAGCGTATGGCCGCGCTGCGCCAGCAACTGCCCCAGCACTTGCGCAGCCTGCCTGTATGCAGGCAGCGCGCCGTCGCTGGAGCCGCAATACACGCACAATGTGGCCATCAGTCCGGCAGCTCCGCTTTGGCGGCTTCAATATCCAGCCTTTCCATGGCGTC includes:
- a CDS encoding TIGR00730 family Rossman fold protein gives rise to the protein MATLCVYCGSSDGALPAYRQAAQVLGQLLAQRGHTLVYGGGRLGLMGAVADAALAAGGRVLGVIPRALQEREVAHTQLSELHLVDNMHQRKAMMADLADAFITLPGGLGTLEELFEMLTWLQLGLHGKRIGLLNVAGFYDGLLAFIARQQEQGFVRAQHASLLLCEQQPEVLLQKLLA